A region from the Thermanaeromonas toyohensis ToBE genome encodes:
- a CDS encoding M24 family metallopeptidase, which translates to MLKRLERLWASLEEMGCYKQDSLGFLVSNPTNRLYLSGFTGESGYLLLTPQENWLLTDGRFIEQAREEAPGFEVVDLGKEPLKKLGEVVAQAGLEDLYFEEEDLTFAAYRRLEEAIENWPRKPILKPASKVVERLRAIKEPEEVKNIQQAIEVAEAAWKHIQEYLKPGIREKDIALELEYFMRKKGATAAAFPIIVASGPRSAWPHGKAGDRKLKPGDLVVLDFGAVYQGYCSDLTRTVVIAPATDEQHKIYRTVLTAQEKALEALKSGISGREVDALARSYIEEEGLGSYFNHGLGHGVGLSVHESPTLSWREEAPLPPQAVVTVEPGVYIPGWGGIRIEDMALVEEGGCRLLSKASREFLEL; encoded by the coding sequence ATGCTAAAACGTCTTGAGCGCTTGTGGGCTTCTTTAGAGGAGATGGGCTGCTATAAGCAAGATAGCCTTGGCTTCCTGGTAAGCAATCCAACTAACCGCCTTTACTTAAGCGGTTTTACAGGTGAAAGCGGATATCTCCTCTTAACACCCCAAGAAAACTGGCTTTTAACTGATGGCCGGTTTATAGAGCAGGCTCGCGAAGAAGCCCCAGGGTTTGAAGTGGTAGACCTGGGCAAGGAACCCCTTAAAAAATTAGGGGAGGTAGTTGCCCAGGCGGGGCTAGAGGATCTCTATTTTGAGGAAGAAGATCTCACCTTTGCCGCGTACCGCCGCCTGGAGGAAGCCATAGAGAATTGGCCGCGAAAGCCCATCCTTAAACCAGCTTCCAAAGTGGTGGAGAGGTTAAGGGCTATAAAAGAGCCCGAAGAGGTAAAAAATATCCAGCAAGCAATAGAAGTAGCCGAGGCGGCGTGGAAACATATCCAAGAATACCTTAAACCTGGCATTCGCGAGAAGGATATAGCCCTGGAGTTAGAATATTTTATGCGCAAGAAAGGGGCAACTGCAGCAGCCTTCCCCATAATTGTGGCTTCTGGCCCTCGATCAGCCTGGCCCCATGGTAAAGCTGGGGATCGAAAGCTTAAACCTGGCGATCTGGTAGTTTTAGATTTTGGAGCAGTTTATCAGGGTTATTGCTCAGACCTTACCCGTACGGTGGTCATAGCCCCGGCCACGGACGAACAGCACAAGATTTATAGAACGGTTTTAACTGCCCAGGAAAAAGCTTTGGAGGCCCTTAAGTCCGGGATTTCCGGCCGGGAAGTGGATGCTTTAGCTAGAAGTTATATAGAAGAAGAGGGTCTAGGGAGTTACTTCAATCATGGCCTGGGCCATGGGGTGGGTTTGAGCGTCCATGAAAGCCCTACCTTAAGCTGGCGCGAGGAAGCCCCTCTTCCTCCTCAAGCGGTAGTTACTGTGGAGCCTGGTGTCTACATCCCCGGATGGGGGGGTATACGTATAGAAGATATGGCTTTAGTAGAGGAAGGAGGTTGTCGGTTGCTCTCTAAAGCGAGTAGAGAATTTCTAGAGCTCTAG
- the aroQ gene encoding type II 3-dehydroquinate dehydratase, producing MKILVIHGPNLNLLGRREPDVYGRVTLEEINRELKELALQAGAEVEFFQSNHEGAIIDRLHQACGKVDAAVLNPGALGHYSYALRDAVAAVDYPVVEVHLSNIYSREEFRRYTVTAPVVKGQISGFGPLSYRLGFLAALELARGKER from the coding sequence ATGAAGATTTTGGTGATCCATGGACCCAACCTTAATCTTTTAGGTCGCCGGGAGCCAGACGTTTATGGCCGGGTTACCCTGGAGGAAATAAATAGGGAGCTTAAGGAGTTGGCCCTTCAGGCTGGAGCGGAGGTGGAATTTTTCCAGTCCAATCATGAGGGCGCTATTATTGACCGGTTGCACCAGGCCTGCGGCAAGGTCGATGCGGCTGTCCTCAATCCGGGTGCCCTAGGCCATTATAGCTACGCGCTGCGTGATGCTGTGGCAGCGGTGGATTATCCTGTAGTGGAGGTGCATCTTTCTAACATATATAGCCGGGAAGAATTTAGGCGGTATACGGTGACTGCACCGGTAGTCAAGGGGCAGATCAGCGGGTTTGGCCCTTTAAGCTACCGATTAGGATTCCTGGCTGCCTTGGAGCTTGCCCGGGGGAAGGAAAGGTAA
- a CDS encoding TldD/PmbA family protein produces MLLAPEDLKAILEAALEEGGDFAEIFLERRRTTGIGCEDNKIERVHSGLDQGAGIRVLKGENTIYGYTNELSRDSLLELARTVGKAAGGKGPHKPEIKWQRPKPNWDFQIKMRPDEVPVEEKVALVQRANEAARAVDKRIVQVSVAYGDIIQEVTIANSEGILVEDERVRCRFMVNAVASDGKIIQTGYESIGGLMGFELFEENDPVELARKAAERAVRMLEARPAPAGRMTVVMAGEAGGTMIHEACGHGLEADLVQKKLSVYAGKKGQQVASPLITVIDDATLPGKYGSFRFDDEGQPGQRTVLIKDGILQDYMYDYLTARKEGRKSTGNGRRESYQDRPIPRMTNTFIAPGKDDPQAIIRETSKGLLVKRMGGGQVNTTNGDFVFDVAEGYLIENGEIGPLVRGATLTGNGPEVLKMVDRVGNDLGFSLGTCGKDGQGVPVGDAQPTIRIPEMVVGGILDEEEQN; encoded by the coding sequence ATGTTACTAGCACCTGAGGATTTGAAAGCTATACTGGAGGCCGCCTTGGAGGAGGGTGGCGATTTTGCCGAGATTTTTCTGGAAAGACGACGGACGACAGGTATAGGGTGCGAGGATAACAAGATTGAGAGGGTACATTCGGGGCTGGATCAGGGTGCCGGGATACGGGTCCTAAAAGGAGAGAATACGATTTACGGTTACACCAATGAGCTCTCCAGAGATAGCCTTTTGGAATTGGCGCGGACGGTAGGAAAGGCTGCTGGCGGTAAGGGGCCCCACAAACCGGAGATTAAGTGGCAAAGGCCTAAGCCCAACTGGGATTTCCAAATTAAGATGCGCCCAGATGAAGTACCCGTGGAAGAGAAGGTGGCCCTGGTCCAGCGGGCCAACGAAGCAGCCCGGGCGGTGGATAAACGGATTGTCCAGGTAAGTGTGGCCTACGGTGATATTATCCAGGAGGTAACTATCGCTAATAGCGAAGGTATACTGGTGGAAGATGAGCGGGTGCGCTGCCGTTTTATGGTGAATGCTGTGGCCAGCGACGGCAAGATTATCCAGACAGGTTATGAATCCATTGGGGGACTTATGGGTTTTGAACTCTTTGAAGAAAATGACCCGGTAGAACTGGCCCGGAAAGCTGCAGAGAGGGCGGTGCGCATGCTGGAAGCTAGGCCCGCTCCAGCCGGAAGGATGACGGTGGTCATGGCTGGGGAGGCGGGCGGAACCATGATCCATGAGGCCTGCGGCCACGGCCTAGAAGCGGACCTGGTGCAGAAAAAGCTTTCGGTGTATGCGGGCAAGAAAGGCCAGCAGGTGGCTTCGCCCTTAATTACCGTGATAGATGATGCAACCTTGCCAGGGAAATACGGCTCCTTCAGGTTTGACGATGAGGGCCAGCCCGGGCAGAGGACGGTACTCATCAAAGACGGGATTTTGCAGGACTATATGTACGACTACCTGACGGCCCGTAAGGAAGGGCGCAAGTCTACGGGCAATGGCCGGCGGGAATCTTACCAGGATCGGCCCATTCCTCGTATGACCAATACTTTTATCGCGCCCGGCAAAGACGACCCCCAGGCCATTATCCGGGAGACATCAAAGGGTTTATTGGTTAAGCGTATGGGTGGCGGACAGGTCAACACCACTAATGGGGACTTTGTCTTTGACGTAGCGGAAGGGTATTTGATTGAAAACGGGGAGATCGGTCCCCTGGTCAGAGGGGCTACTTTGACCGGTAACGGGCCGGAGGTGCTTAAGATGGTGGACCGGGTAGGAAACGATCTGGGTTTTAGCCTAGGCACTTGCGGTAAGGACGGGCAAGGGGTACCTGTAGGAGACGCCCAACCTACTATTAGAATCCCAGAAATGGTAGTAGGTGGTATCCTGGACGAGGAGGAACAGAACTAA
- a CDS encoding TldD/PmbA family protein: MDYEGLARQYLNLAQQVVEKATRKGALAEAFISAGENLNIEVRDQEVEVLTLAQERGLGLRVLLDGRVGFAYTTDFSPSALNETVERALANARKATPDDYNCLPNPQEYPHLDLFDPEIESRPLTYKVELAKEIERQARAADPRVKITESCSYSDRRYIIILANSQGVAATYQGAHCGASIFVVAVDGEESQTGFGLATSLKLAELDPGKIGREGATRAVRLLGARRVATQRAQIVFDPYVMASFLGVIAPALAADSVQKGKSLFRGKVGQRVASPVVHIIDDGRMPGGIASAPFDGEGVPTERTVLIEGGILRGFLHNTYTATKEGVRSTGNGARGSFKATPEVGTTNFYLVAGESSPEELIREVSRGLYVTDVLGMHTANPISGDFSVGVMGMWIEQGEFKAPVRGVAIAGNLINLLNSIEAVGNDLTFFGATGAPTVRISSMTISGT; this comes from the coding sequence ATGGACTACGAAGGCTTGGCACGCCAATACTTAAATTTGGCCCAGCAGGTGGTAGAAAAGGCTACGCGTAAAGGGGCCTTGGCCGAAGCCTTTATCAGTGCAGGGGAAAACTTGAATATAGAGGTACGCGATCAGGAGGTAGAGGTTTTAACTTTAGCCCAGGAACGGGGCCTAGGACTCCGGGTATTGCTAGATGGTCGGGTAGGTTTTGCCTACACTACAGATTTTAGCCCTTCCGCCCTCAATGAGACTGTAGAGCGGGCTTTGGCCAACGCCCGGAAGGCTACCCCTGATGATTATAACTGCTTACCTAATCCCCAGGAATATCCCCATCTAGATCTCTTCGACCCCGAGATTGAATCCCGTCCATTGACATATAAAGTAGAGCTGGCTAAAGAGATTGAACGCCAAGCCCGGGCTGCCGATCCGCGGGTGAAGATTACGGAGAGCTGTTCCTACTCTGACCGGCGCTATATAATTATCCTGGCCAATTCCCAAGGAGTGGCTGCTACCTATCAAGGTGCCCACTGCGGAGCCAGTATCTTTGTGGTGGCTGTGGATGGAGAGGAGAGCCAGACCGGATTTGGCTTGGCTACTTCTTTGAAATTAGCTGAGTTGGACCCGGGTAAAATAGGCCGAGAGGGAGCTACCAGGGCGGTACGCCTACTGGGAGCCAGGAGGGTGGCCACCCAGAGGGCTCAAATTGTTTTCGATCCTTATGTGATGGCCAGTTTCCTGGGAGTTATCGCTCCAGCTCTAGCCGCTGATTCTGTACAAAAGGGGAAGTCACTGTTCCGAGGCAAAGTAGGGCAAAGGGTGGCTTCACCAGTTGTACATATTATTGATGATGGGCGGATGCCTGGGGGTATCGCCTCTGCTCCCTTTGATGGTGAGGGCGTACCTACGGAAAGGACCGTTCTAATAGAAGGAGGGATTTTGCGCGGCTTTCTCCATAATACCTACACAGCGACTAAGGAAGGGGTACGCTCCACAGGAAACGGGGCCCGTGGCTCTTTCAAGGCTACACCTGAAGTAGGTACTACTAACTTCTACCTTGTAGCAGGCGAAAGTTCCCCAGAAGAGCTTATAAGGGAGGTATCTCGCGGTCTTTACGTGACGGATGTCCTAGGGATGCATACGGCCAATCCTATATCAGGGGATTTCTCTGTAGGCGTGATGGGGATGTGGATCGAGCAAGGTGAGTTTAAGGCCCCGGTCCGGGGCGTGGCCATAGCTGGAAATCTTATAAACCTCCTTAACTCCATCGAGGCCGTGGGTAATGATTTAACCTTCTTCGGGGCCACCGGTGCCCCTACAGTGCGCATAAGCAGTATGACCATCAGCGGTACGTAG